TCCTGGAGTGGAGGAACCCCTCTCTGCAATTTCGACTCAACTCAGCCAGATAGCTCGAGATATGGGATATGCAAATACAGAAGATATGATTGTTTCCGTTGGCAATGGTTCTCATTCTGCTTCTAGCATACTTGCACGAATTTCAACAACGGACACAACAAAATATCAAGTTCCTGAGATTCTTCCGGTACAGCAGCAGCGCAAGGAAGCTGATTCAGAAATAGTCGTTGAGGGAGTAAGTGGAGTTCTCGTTACTTTGGCACAGTGTTGCCACCCTATACCTGGTGATAAGATTGTTGGGCAAGTAACAAAAAGTCATGGAATCTCAGTTCACAGGGCAGACTGTCCAAATATTGACGAAAAAAATAAAGAAAAACAAGTTGCCGTTTTTTGGGGACGTCCTAAACATACTAGATATACAGCTCGCATCAAAATAGAGGGTCTAGATAAGCCGAATCTTGTAAGCGAGATAGTTGAAGTAATAACGTCCATGCAGGCTTTCCTAAGCGGAATAAGAGCGGGAGTTGTAAACAACTCAAGAACTCGCGTCGTAGCAGAAGTACAAGTTGAAGACATAGAGCATTTGTATAAGATAGTGGCTAAGCTCAATACACTTTCCGGCGTAATGGAAATAATCAGGGGGTAAGCAGTTGAAGGCTTTATTGCAGCGTGTTTCAAAAGCAAAGACAGTTGTAAACGAAAAAACAGTGGGAAGCATAGAAAACGGTCTTTGTGTATTTATCGGAGTAACCCCGACTGACACGGAAGAGGATATCTCTTGGCTTGTAGATAAAATAATCAATTTAAGGATATTTAGCGATGAAAATGATAAAATGAATCGTTCCCTTTTAGATGAAAAGGGAGCTATGCTCGTTGTTTCCCAATTCACTTTGTGTGGAAACTGCAAAAAAGGCAGGCGTCCCTCTTGGACGGAAGCGGCTGAGCCCTCTTTTGCCGAAGAAATGTATGAGAAATTTATAGATGAAGTGTCAAAAAACGGGATAGTTGTTGCTACAGGAGTATTTCAGGCACACATGCAAATAGAGATATGCAATGATGGTCCTGTTACTCTCATGTTAGACAGTAAGGAGAGAAAGTAAGATGAAGATTAAAAGATTTGCGCTTGGATCACTGTGGACTAACTGTTACGTAATATGGGACTCAAACGGAGACGGTTTCATTGTTGACCCAGGAGGTCCTGCTTCTGAGGTAGAGGAGTACATAAAGAACAACGATATACTTGTACATTGGATACTACTCACTCATGGGCACGCAGATCATATTGGTGGGGTACAGGAATTGCGTAACCTTTCAGAAAAAGGTGTAGCCATCCATTACGAAGATGCATCCTGTCTATCTGATCCCAATAAAAACCTCTCCTCCTTTTTGGAAGAAATTATAAAAATACATGCTGCAGAAAAAGAACTCAAAGAAAATGATATTTTAAATGTGGGTACAATGAAAATCGAAGTAATACATACACCGGGGCACACACCCGGCTGCATCTGCCTTCTTGTCACAGATGGCGAAGAACAGCTGCTGCTCTCCGGAGATACACTTTTTGCAAGATCGATAGGAAGAAGTGACCTCCCCGGCGGGAATGAAACAGTACTGCTTAATTCACTGAAAAAACTTGAGCATTTCCCTGATAAATTGAAAGTCTATCCCGGTCATGGGCCGGAAACGACTATAGGCACAGAAAAAGAACATAATCCGTACTGGGTAAGGTAGCTGCGATGCGTATGTCACAGCTCTCTCCCCGTGAGTTTCCCAGAGAAAAACTTCTTGAAAAAGGAGCCGACACACTATCTACTACAGAACTTTTGGCTATATTGATCAGAACCGGCACCAGAGATAAAGATGTATTAGAATTTTCCGCCTCCATACTCAATAAGTTTGGGGGCTTAGAGGGTCTTTGCAGAACCAGCCCTGCCGAATTGATGCAGGAAAAAGGACTGAAATCCGCAAAAGTTGCGACTTTGTCCGCAGTAATGGAGCTAGGAAAACGAATTTCTCTGTTGAAGCATGAAAATCGGGAGTCATGGGAAGCACGTCTTGAAAAAATATCACAAGACACGAGGTTTTTGGACAGAGAAAAGATTTTTGCTCTCTATTTGGACACTAAAGATAATGTAATAGAAGAAGAAACAATTTCATATGGTGGCCAAAGTGGAGCGTACATGGACATACCCGTATTTTATAGAAAAGCAGTTAGACTAAATGCATATAGTGTATTATTGATACATAATCATCCGGATGGTTCCCTGGCTGCAAGCAGAGAGGACGTAGACCTCACGGAAAATATCCGCAAAGGACTCAAGTTATTGGGAATCAGACTGAAGGGACACTATATTGCTGCGGGCGGGACTCATACAATGGTTCCGCAAAGTTATGGTTATTAGATTAAAAGAATTTAAACAGTACGAAATTGTATTTTTGTTTCGTTTTATTTTTTGAAAGCAGGTGGTGTAGTGTTTAAACTGAAGTCTAAATTTTTTAGCAATGAGATAGGTATAGATGTGGGGACAACGAACACTGTAATATATGTAAAATCCAAAGGTGTTGTCCTAAAAGAGCCCTCGGTCATAGCAGTTAGAGCCCTTGGTAGAAAGGGAAGCAAAGAAATAATAGCTTTCGGTTCTGATGCAAAAAAGATGGTGGGTAGAACACCTATAGGAGTTTCGACGATTAACCCTCTTTCACATGGGGTAATAGCTGATTTTGAAATGACGGAACATATGATACGTCACTACATAAGATCTGCTATAGGCGGGAGTGGACTCTTCTCTTCGCCAAGAGTGGCTGTTTGTGTTCCGGCTAATGTCACTGAAGTTGAAAAACGTGCTGTTGTTGAAGTCACATTGGCAGCTGGAGCGAAAGAAGCATTTGTGGTAGAAGAACCATTCGCCGCCGCATTAGGAATAGATATGCCTGTCTACGAACCACAGGGCAGCATGGTAGTAAATATAGGTGGTGGCACTTGTGAAGTTGCAGTGCTATCCCTTGGTGGAATAGTGCTAAACAACGCAACTAGAATAGCTGGGAAACTGTTGGACGACACCATTATTTCCATGATTCGCCAGAACTATACAGTGGTAATAGGAGACAGCACCGCTGAAGAAATAAAAATAACAATAGGCACAGCATTAGAAAATGACCAAGAACTTTTTATGGAAGTAAGAGGCAGAGACCTCGTTGATGGCCTACCCAAAGTCATCAAAATAGGATCGCGTGAAGTATTTGAGGCTTTAGATCCTATTCTTACTCAAATAGAGGATATCATTCGCTCCACGCTTGAGCAGACACCGCCGGAACTTGTGAGAGACATAGTGGATCAAGGAATAGTTATAACCGGTGGAGTTTCACAGCTGCGTGGATTAAATTTAAGGCTAGCGGATACTCTTAATGTCCCTGTCCACTTGGCAGAACACCCTATGTATTCTGTAGCCATGGGGCTGGGGAAGATATTAGAGACCCCCGTAGAAAAAAACAAAGTTTCAATAGTTATAGAGCGTGGGAAGATTTAATATTTAGTATAAAGAAGGAGAAGTATGAAAAGAACCTTAATCAAAATTACTAAGCCTTGGATGCATGGCCTAATATCAATAATATTAGGTTCAATGTTGCTTTTTATTATGATGAGGTCTCCAATGCTTCACAGAGTTAGTGTAGACACCGTAAGCAGAATTCTTTACTTTCCCGAAAAACCCGTATTCAAACTGCGCAACATAATAAAATTCAGCAGCAACTGGCTATTGGAAAGAGCAAGCTATCAAGGCCGAATTGAAGAGCTAGAGAAGAAAAATTTTAGTATGTCTGAGGCACTTCAAAAAGCCAGGATAGAGATGTCCCCCTATAAAGCTAATTATGAACGAGCTTTAGTTACTCTTAGATATCCGGAAGAGTGGTGGAGCGAGTTTAGAATTGACAAGGGAACAAAAGCCGGTATTTCAAAAGGAGCAGCCGTACTATCCGATGGATATTTCATCGGAAGAGTGGTGGATGTTGGTGAAAACTATTCCTGGGTAGAGCTTATAACATCTTCGTCATCTCTTGTTGCAGCAACGATAGAAGAAACACGCGAACTCTGTATTTTGAACGGAGACAATAAGGGTAATTTAAAGCTGTTATACGCACAAGAGGATAGCAGAGTCCAAAAGGGTATGAATGTATCAACATCCCTTATGAATGAGCAGATTCCTCCGGGAGTTCCTATAGGAACCATAATAGCAGAGGGAAGTTCTAAAGATAACTATAAAGAAATCAGAATCAAGGCCGGTGCTCATCTTACACAGCTTTACAGCGTGGATGTTTTTGTGATTGCAGAGGAGCAGCTAAAATGATGTATTTCTTGCTGATTTGGCTGATACAAAATTTATTGCAGACATTTGCTATCGGGTTATGCCTTGTCCCTGATTTTTTCTTAATGTCGATTATATATGCTGCTCTTATTGAAGAAAGCAATAGAGAGAAGCACATAAAACTGATATGGGTGGCTTTTATAGGAGGAATATTTTGGGATCTTCGTTGGACGAACCTACCGGGACTTACTGCTGCTATAAACGGAGCCATGGTTGCATTCTCTTCTTTTTTTTGGAGTAAAATGCCGGCACAGGGCCGTTCTCCTGTGACCTTTTCCATTTTATTGGCTGCCACACAGATTATATCTCGTTTGATAAACGTTCTATTCTGGACAGTTCCCAGCCAGGTGGCCATAAGGCAAATTATAGTGCAATCGCTGCTGACGATACCAGTCATTGTGATATTGGCGTTCTTCTATCATAAAGCTCGTGACAGCCATGTCTAAAACCAAATACGCTATTTTTGAAATGGAGCGCAGGATACAATTTTTACAGAGAGTTCTATTTGTAACATTTTGTTTTCTCCTTTGCGGCCTCGTATTTTTTCAAATTCTTAAACGTAATGAATATATAAATCTCGCTTCAAAAAATAGACTTAGAATATTCAGAATGCCCGCACCGAGAGGTGTCATAACCGATATTAATGGGGCTCCTTTGGCCGCCAACGTCAGAACCTTTAATATCAACGTTTACCCGGTTGATGCGAATGACGAAGAAAGCAAGATTAGAATATCCAATATTCTACAACGCAACGGAATCCCAATGACTGTCGAAAAATTACAGGAATTAATTC
The sequence above is drawn from the Synergistaceae bacterium genome and encodes:
- a CDS encoding rod shape-determining protein, which translates into the protein MFKLKSKFFSNEIGIDVGTTNTVIYVKSKGVVLKEPSVIAVRALGRKGSKEIIAFGSDAKKMVGRTPIGVSTINPLSHGVIADFEMTEHMIRHYIRSAIGGSGLFSSPRVAVCVPANVTEVEKRAVVEVTLAAGAKEAFVVEEPFAAALGIDMPVYEPQGSMVVNIGGGTCEVAVLSLGGIVLNNATRIAGKLLDDTIISMIRQNYTVVIGDSTAEEIKITIGTALENDQELFMEVRGRDLVDGLPKVIKIGSREVFEALDPILTQIEDIIRSTLEQTPPELVRDIVDQGIVITGGVSQLRGLNLRLADTLNVPVHLAEHPMYSVAMGLGKILETPVEKNKVSIVIERGKI
- a CDS encoding rod shape-determining protein MreC; protein product: MKRTLIKITKPWMHGLISIILGSMLLFIMMRSPMLHRVSVDTVSRILYFPEKPVFKLRNIIKFSSNWLLERASYQGRIEELEKKNFSMSEALQKARIEMSPYKANYERALVTLRYPEEWWSEFRIDKGTKAGISKGAAVLSDGYFIGRVVDVGENYSWVELITSSSSLVAATIEETRELCILNGDNKGNLKLLYAQEDSRVQKGMNVSTSLMNEQIPPGVPIGTIIAEGSSKDNYKEIRIKAGAHLTQLYSVDVFVIAEEQLK
- the radC gene encoding DNA repair protein RadC, which codes for MSQLSPREFPREKLLEKGADTLSTTELLAILIRTGTRDKDVLEFSASILNKFGGLEGLCRTSPAELMQEKGLKSAKVATLSAVMELGKRISLLKHENRESWEARLEKISQDTRFLDREKIFALYLDTKDNVIEEETISYGGQSGAYMDIPVFYRKAVRLNAYSVLLIHNHPDGSLAASREDVDLTENIRKGLKLLGIRLKGHYIAAGGTHTMVPQSYGY
- a CDS encoding D-tyrosyl-tRNA(Tyr) deacylase; its protein translation is MKALLQRVSKAKTVVNEKTVGSIENGLCVFIGVTPTDTEEDISWLVDKIINLRIFSDENDKMNRSLLDEKGAMLVVSQFTLCGNCKKGRRPSWTEAAEPSFAEEMYEKFIDEVSKNGIVVATGVFQAHMQIEICNDGPVTLMLDSKERK
- a CDS encoding MBL fold metallo-hydrolase, which encodes MKIKRFALGSLWTNCYVIWDSNGDGFIVDPGGPASEVEEYIKNNDILVHWILLTHGHADHIGGVQELRNLSEKGVAIHYEDASCLSDPNKNLSSFLEEIIKIHAAEKELKENDILNVGTMKIEVIHTPGHTPGCICLLVTDGEEQLLLSGDTLFARSIGRSDLPGGNETVLLNSLKKLEHFPDKLKVYPGHGPETTIGTEKEHNPYWVR